One window of the Xenopus tropicalis strain Nigerian chromosome 10, UCB_Xtro_10.0, whole genome shotgun sequence genome contains the following:
- the LOC116407987 gene encoding LOW QUALITY PROTEIN: involucrin-like (The sequence of the model RefSeq protein was modified relative to this genomic sequence to represent the inferred CDS: substituted 7 bases at 7 genomic stop codons) codes for IQLXKQQEGQIQLXKQQEGRYNTGNSRRIQHXKQQEGQIQHWKQQEGRYSTRNSRRADTALETAGGQIQHXKQQEGQIQHXKQQEGKYGTRNSAGISRRADTELETAGGRANTALESAGGQIQHWNQQGGQIQHWKQQEGKYITGISRRHXKQQEGQIQHXKQ; via the exons atacagctctagaaacagcaggagg ggcagatacagctctagaaacagcaggagggcagatatAACACTggaaacagcaggagg atacagcactagaaacagcaggagg ggcagatacaACACTggaaacagcaggagggcagatacagcactagaaacagcaggagggcagatacagcactagaaacagcaggagggcagatacagcactagaaacagcaggagg ggcagatacagcactagaaacagcaggagggcaaATACGGCACTAGAAACAGCGCTGGAATcagcaggagggcagatacagaactagaaacagcaggagg GAGGGCAAATACAGCACTGGAATcagcaggagggcagatacagcACTGGAATCAGcagggggggcaaatacagcACTGGAAACAGCAGGAGGGCAAATACATCACTGGAATCAGCAGGAGG cactagaaacagcaggagg ggcagatacagcactagaaacag